A DNA window from Daucus carota subsp. sativus chromosome 3, DH1 v3.0, whole genome shotgun sequence contains the following coding sequences:
- the LOC108203395 gene encoding uncharacterized protein LOC108203395 — protein MASQSTALRKRGMGRGPNHIPRAPTNPDERTLIHLHPGPNTTDFADHRIVKCISQLCLQNWPTPAITWASTPSAHKDAVWAEFQKRYRWEDENSATISTLFWQKCAARTKDNLSKERAKALYNANIDYPTQGGELYMHKYNPWWCSADIWAQMCEKWTEEDWLKRSSTASSNRFAGADSGQKAKGTYKGGIISQLQHITNKESQSPGVSIDWVDVYVATRDGLPDAIKTAENYRRLFDERYPEGTERPDFDQELWEMASVVKKNYVKGQGQRRRPSFSGSFNGSGGTQSSQSSSHLSTHTAADCVRAICQNKELLLILGGHLGAIDPEALARAVEAAAASRRADDTEGSRHDDQEDESGGT, from the exons atggcTTCTCAAAGCACAGCCCTAAGAAAGCGCGGCATGGGTAGGGGCCCCAATCATATCCCAAGGGCTCCTACTAACCCGGACGAGCGGACTCTTATTCACCTTCATCCTGGTCCTAATACCAC TGATTTCGCAGATCATAGAATTGTGAAGTGTATCTCTCAGTTATGCCTTCAGAACTGGCCTACTCCTGCAATTACGTGGGCTAGCACACCTTCCGCCCACAAGGATGCTGTGTGGGCAGAATTCCAG AAACGTTATAGGTGGGAAGACGAGAACAGTGCAACAATTTCTACTTTATTTTGGCAGAAGTGTGCTGCCCGCACTAAAGATAATTTGTCAAAAGAACGTGCGAAAGCCCTATACAATGCCAACATTGACTATCCAACTCAAGGAGGAGAGTTGTATATGCATAAGTATAACCCTTGGTGGTGCAGCGCTGATATATGGGCTCAGATGTGTGAAAAATGGACGGAAGAAGACTGGCTAAAGAGGAGTTCTACTGCCTCTAGTAACAGATTCGCAGGTGCAGACAGTGGTCAAAAGGCCAAAGGCACCTACAAGGGCGGCATTATTTCTCAGTTGCAGCATATCACTAATAAG GAGTCTCAGTCCCCGGGAGTTTCTATCGACTGGGTGGATGTTTACGTGGCTACTCGTGATGGTTTGCCAGATGCTATTAAAACAGCG GAAAATTATCGTCGTTTGTTTGATGAGCGTTATCCTGAGGGCACTGAGCGTCCTGATTTTGATCAGGAATTGTGGGAGATGGCTTCTGTTGTGAAGAAAAATTATGTCAAAGGTCAAGGACAGCGACGACGCCCATCCTTTAGTGGCTCATTCAATGGCTCAGGTGGCACTCAGTCTTCGCAGTCATCGAGCCATCTGTCTACTCATACTGCGGCTGATTGTGTGAGAGCCATATGCCAAAATAAAGAGCTTCTTCTTATACTAGGCGGGCATCTGGGAGCTATAGATCCTGAGGCATTAGCTCGTGCAGTGGAGGCGGCAGCTGCATCACGTCGTGCGGATGATACTGAG GGATCTCGTCATGATGATCAGGAAGACGAGTCTGGCGGAACTTAG